TCATGGTGAAGCCCGGGGAGTCGATCCTCGTGCCGGTCAGCTGCGTCGAGGCCGGGCGCTGGCGTTCGGTGTCGGGCTGCTTCGAGGATTCCGACCAGATCCTGTCGGCGAGCGCCCGCACCGGCAAGTGCGAACGGGTCACCGAAAACCTCCGCCACTACGGCCGGTACGACGGGGACCAGGATGCCGTGTGGCGCGACGTCGGCGTCCTGCTGGAGGACGCCGGCGTGGATTCGCCGACGTCCGCCATGTCCGACGCCTTCCTGCAGCGGAGCGAGCACCTCGACACCTACCTCAAGGCGTTCCCGCTCCTGGAAGGGCAGGCCGGCCTGATCGTGGTGTCGAACGGACGCGTGGCGAGCCTCGACGTGCTGTCGCGACCGGAGGTCTACGCCGACCTGCATGGCAAGCTCGTCCGCAGCCACTCCATCGAGGCGCTGTCCGGCTGGGGGCGCGCGATGTCGGTGCTCGACGACAAGACCGATCCGGCGACGCTGGTGTCCGCGTTCCTGGACGATGCCCGTCACGGCAAGGAAGAGGTCTTCCCGTCCCGCGGCGCCGGCCAGGATCATCGCTTGAGGGGCGTCGACACGGCCGGTTCGGCCCTGGTCGTCGACGAGGCGGCGGTGCACCTGGCGCTGTTCCCTCGGAGTCCTTCGCGCGGAGAGCCGAAGCGGCCGGAACCGTGGAACGGGCTGCTCATCGATGATCGGATCAACCCATACCAGGTCGACTGACCCTCAAACGGCCGCCCCGTCCCCTCGGGGGCGGGGCGGCTACTCCTGCTTCGTCAGTTCACCCAGCACTTCCACGTGCCCCGTCATCGGGAACATGTCGATCACCCGCGCCCGCTTCAGCCGGTAGCCCCCCTCGCCCAGCGTCTTGACGTCGCGGGCGAAGGTCGCCGGGTCGCAGCTCATGTAGATCACGCGCGCGGGCCCGAGGGCGGCGAGATCCTTGGCCACCTGCTCGCCCAGACCGGCGCGCGGCGGGTCGACGACGACCGTCGTGGCGGCCCAGTCCAGCGCCCCGGCCGGATCGCCCGGGTTGCCGGGCTGGTCGGCGGGGTCGCCGGTCTTCCAGGACAGGACGGCCCGCTCGACCGGGGTGTCGATCACCGCGGTGCGGGTGGCGGCGGCGCGCTCGCGCATGACGTTGTTGCGGGCGTCACGGACCGCGCCCGCGTCGCTCTCGACGGCCACGATGCGCGCGAAACGGTCGTCCAGCGCCAGGCTGAACAGCCCGACGCCGGCGTAGAGGTCCAGCAGCGCGCCCCCCGGCGCCGCCGCGGTGACGCCGGCCTCGTCCAGCCAGCCGCGGACGAGCGCGACGGCGGCCTCGGTCTCCCGGTAGTTCGTCTGGAAGAAGCTCGTGGCGTGGACGCGGTAGTTGTGGCCGGCGAGCTGGATCACGAGGTGGTCGCGGCCCCACAGGGGCCGGTTGTTGTACAGGATGCCCAGGCACCGCGGGTGCGGCGCCGCGCCTTCGGGCAGCTTCTTGAGCACCGCCTTGAGCATCCGCGCGCGGTCGGGCTCGCCGAACAGCGACACCAGGAAGCGGTCCTGGTGGTCCAGCCGCACCACGACCTGGTCCGCGGGCGGCAGCGTGACGACGAAGGGCAGGATGTCGTCGTTGAACGCGTCGGACATCAGGCCGTGCCGCTCGATCGGCAGGACCTCGTGGCTGTCGTGGCGCAGCATGCCGTACGGTCCGGCCGGCGTGCGCCACAGGCGGACCTTGTTGCGGTACCCCAGCGGCGGACCGGCGGGCACGGGACCCTCGAGAAGGTCGCCGGGATCGAGGCCGGCGATCCGCGTGAGGCAGTCCCTCACGATCTCCGTCTTGGCCCGCAACTGCGCCGCCACCGACAGGTGCTGCAGGTCGCAACCCGAGAGCGACCCCAGCTCGCCCAGCGGCGGCTCGACGCGATCGGGCGACGCCGTCAGCACCTCGACCAGTTCGGCCTCGAGGAACCCCTTGCGCCGACGCTTCACCCGCACGCGGACCACGTCGCCCGCCGCGGTGCCGGGCACGAACGTGGTCAAGCCGTCGGGACTGCGCCCCAACCCGGCGCCGCCGGTGACCAGCTTGGTGATGGGGGTTTCGAACGTGTCGCCCACGTTCGGGGAGGGGGGGGTCTGGTCGTTCATTCGGGTTCCTTGCTGGTGTTGAAAGACCCCCCAAGCTAACACCCCACCCCCCCTCTGCAAACCACCGGTTGTGCCGTCGAGATTGTGTCTGGGGCTTCCATGCCGGATCCGCATGACTTATATGGAATATTGTGGATAATATTATAGATATTTAACCCCAAAACTGCGCGAGACACATTATCAGCGGCACAAACCTCAGGATGGGGTAGACTGCCGGGATGTTGAGAATGCTGCGCAACCCCAACCCCATCCCCCCCATCATCCTACTCCTGTCCTGCCTCCTATCCTGCCTCCTCTGCCTGCTCCCCGGCTGCGCCCCCCACCGCCGGGGCAAGTTGCCGCCGTTGAGCGACCAGCCCGCGCCGTCGCGACCCGACAGCGACCGGCCGGACCGTTCACGTCCCGGTCGCGTGCCGTTGAAGCCGGGGGCGGAGCGGCCGCCCGTCGGGATGCCGGAGGGGAGCCCGCAGGACAGCGTCGCCGGGGAGGTCGCGGCGCCGGCGGACGAGACGGCCTCGGTGACGGGGCAGGAGGTCTGCCGGCTGGCGATGGAGCACCTCGGGACGCCGTACCGGTTCGGCGGCTCGACGGCCAAGGGGTTCGACTGCAGCGGGTTCGCGCGGTTCATCTTCAAGAAGGTGGGGATCGAACTGCCGCGGTCGTCGGTGGAGCAGTCCCGGTATGGGCACCACGTGCCGAAGGGCGAGCTGCGGGTGGGCGACCTGCTCTGCTTTAACAACGGGCGCGGGCGCTTCTCGCACGTGGGGATCTACATCGGGCACGGGGACTTCATCCACTCGACGTCCACGGGGGGGCGCGTGCAGATCGACAGCCTGGGCGAACCCTGGTGGACGAAGAGCCTCGAGACGATCCGGCGCGTGCTGCCCGAATGAGCGGCTGAGCGCGCGGGCCGGGGTCAGGCTTCCGGGCCCGGGTCGACGCGGCCGGCGGGGCCGATCCGCAGCTTGGTCGAGGTCTGCACCGCCTCGTTCACGGCGTCCTCCATGCCGATCTCCTCCGACAGCTCCAGCAGCTTGACGGCGCGGGCGTTCAGCACCGGCCGGGGCGAGCGGATCGAGCAGCAGTCGCGGTGCGGCTCGATGGAGATGTTGTAGGCGCCGATGCGGCGGCTCAGCGCGGTGATCTCGAGCTTGTCCATGCCGATCAGCGGGCGCAGGATCGGCAGGCGGATGTCCGGGGTGATGGCCGCGAGGTTGGGCAGGGTCTGGCTGGCGACCTGGCCGACGCTGTCGCCGGCGATCACCGCCTGGCAGTTCTCGCGCCGCGCGAAGCGCACCGCCGTCTTGAACATGTAGCGCCGGAACAGCACCATGTCGTAGGCGTCCTCGACCGTCCCCACCGCGCGCGTCTCGTACGGGTAGGACGGCACCAGGTGCAGCACCAGCGGCTGGGGGGCGTAGCCGGCCAGGACGGCGACCAGGCGCTCGATCTTGGCGGAGTCGGCCTCGGCGACGCCGCGGCCCGGGTAGAAGTGGACGAACTCGGGGCGGCAGCCCCGCCGCATCATCATCCAGGCCGCCACCGGCGAGTCGATCCCGCCCGACAAGAGGACCGTGACGCGGCCGCTGGAGCCGACGGGCAGGCCGCCGCAGCCGGGCAGCTTCTGCGCGAAGATCAGGATCTCCCGCTTCATCACCAGCACGTGCACCGTGAATTCGGGGGCGTGCAGGTCCACCGGCAGGGCGGTCGCCGCGACGATCGCGGCGCCGAGCTGCGCGCTGATCTGGGGCGAGGGCACCGGGAACGTCCGGTCGGAGCGGCGCGTGTCCACCTTGAAGGTGCGGGCGTCGCCGGACTCGCGCCGGGTCGTGGCGGCGGCGATCTCGCCGGCGCGGGCCAGGTCGGCAGCGTCGTCGCCGGTGCGCGGCACCGAAGCGGCCAGCGACAGGTTCTGGATGCCGGGCACCCGCTGCAGCTTCGCGGCGGCGCGCAGGGCGGCCGCCGGGTCGCCGAGGCGCAGCAGCAGGCGGCTCTCGATGTGGTTGAGGGCGACCACCGGCTCGCCGCGCAACTGGGACGCCATGTTGTTGCGCAGGCGCAGCAGGAACACGTGGCGGTTCTTGCCCTTCAGGGCGATCTCCGCGTAGTGGGCGCTGATCACCGTGCGGTCGGCGTCGGTCGGCAGGTGGTCGTGCACGGGATCTCCGTCGTCGGGGGAGCGGGCCGAGGTCGCGGTACGGCACGGGGACATCCCAAGGATGCGCCCCGGGCCGGGGATGTCAACGGGCCAGCGTGATCTTGGCGGTGCGGCGGATCGCGGCGGAGCCGTCCCGGGGGCGGCTGATGTAGGTGGCGACGTAGATGCCGGACGGGCAGGGGCGGCCGTCCCGGTCGCGGCCGTCCCAGGTCGCGACGCGCTCGCCGGCTGGGGACTCGGGCAGGGCGTGCTCGTGGACGAGGCGGCCGCGGACGTCGTGGATCTCCAGGCGGTCGCTGCTCGGGGCGGTGGTCCGCCAGCGCAGGATGCCGCGGCCGTGGAAGGGGTTGGGCTGGGGGGGCAGCGGGCTCAGGCCGAAGACGTCCATGCCGTCGCCCACCGCGACGACGACGTCGGCGGAGTGCAGCAGCCAGCCCATGGGGTCGACCGTCACCGCCGTCACCGCGGCGGGGACGGGCAGGTGGAAGTCCATGACCCGCTGGTCCACCCACACGGCCACCATGGTGTCGCCGGCGGCCGTGGCGAGGGTCAGGTCCAGGGGGAAGACGAAGGGATCGTCGCCGGTCAGGGGGTCGGGCAACTGGACCTGGCGCAGGTCGAGGCGCAGCACGGCCTGGCCGTCCAGCGTCTCGTTGCGCCAGGAGATCGACAGCTCGGGGTGCGTGGTGCGCAGGAGCCACTGGTCGAAGAACCAGTCGAGTTCCAGGCGGCTGGTGTTCTCGCACGCCGTGACGAAGTCGGCGGTGGTCACCGTCGCGGTGGCGAGGTCGCGGTCGGCGATGTAGTCGTGCATGGCCGCGAAGAACGTCGCGTCGCCGAGCACCCGCCGCAGCATGTGCAGGACCCAGGCGCCCTTGTGGTAGACCAGGTTGTCGAAGTAGTACCAGGGGTCCGCGACGCCCGGGTCGCGCAGCAGGGGCGTGTCCCAGATCGAGAAGTAGCTGCGCGCCTTCATGAACCACTTCAGGGCGTAGGGTCCGGAATTGTGTTCGCGCCACAGCGCCTCGACGTAGGTCGCGAACCCCTCCTGCAGCCAGATGTGGGTCCAGTCGGCGCAGGTGACCTTGTTGCCGAACCACTGGTGGGACAGCTCGTGCATGATGATCGTGTCGAAGAAGTGGTCGCCGCGCACGAAGTGCGAGCCGTACGACGTGGCCGTGGGGTGTTCCATGGCGCCGTCCCACTCGAACAGGGCCATGCCGTACTTCTCGCCCGGGAAGGGGTAGGCCCCGAACTTCTCCTCGCAGAAGGCCATCATGTCGTCCAGGCGGTCGAAGTCGACGGCGGCCTCGTCCGCGAGGTCGGGGTACACGAAGTGGACCAGCGGCAGGTCGCCGGCCAGGCCGTGGTAGGTCTCCTGGAGCACGGCGTACTCGCTGACCGCGATCGACAGGTGGTAGGTGCTCAGGGGCTGCGACTCGCGCCAGCAGAACAGGTCGGTCAGCGCCTTGTTGCGCGCGGCGAGCGGCGAGCCGGGCGGGGCGAGCGCGGCGGCGCCGGGCAGGTAGGGGTGCGGCGGCGGCGAGGGCAGCTGCGCGCCGTTGGAGACGCCGGTCAGGCCCGCCGGCACCGCCAGCACGACGTCGCAGGTGGCCTTGTCGGCGGGGTAGTCCTTGCACGGCCACCAGGAGCGGGCGCTCCAGGGTTCGCTGAGGCTGGCGGCGATCGGCCCGCCGTCCGGGCGCCGCAGGAACTGGAAGCCCATGAACCCGTCGAACTGCGGCACGCCGTCGTAGACCACCGCGACGGTCAGCGTGTCGCCGGGGGAGACGGCGGTCGCCAGCCGCACGCGCAGCAGGTCGCCCTCGCGCGTCCAGCGCAGGGGAGAGAACGCCGCCGAGACCTGGCCGACGTCTTCGACGTTCATGCCGGCGGCAAAGTCCAGGACCAGGTCCCTGATCCCGGTCTGGACCGGCGTGAAGGTGACGAAGCACGCGCCCTTGATCGCCGACTGTTCGATGTCCACGTCGAGGTACAGGGCGTAGTGCACGACGTCGATCGCGGCCTGCTCGGGGGTCATCGCGGGCATGCGGTCGTCGGCGAGGGCGGCCGCGGCGGCCAGGATCCGGCCCTTGCCCTCGTAGGCCCAGGAGTCCGGGGTCAGGTCGTCCAGGACGTGGTCGGTTGCGGAGGGAGCGACGGGGACGGCGTGGCCGTCGGTGGGCGCAGCGAGGATCGCGACGGGTGCCAGGAGCACGACGCAGAGCAGGGCGGCGACCAGGCCGGCTGATGTCTTGGGCGATGTGTGCATGACGGGGTTTACGGTCGCAAAGAACCCAGTTGTCTCCTCGTGGTGCCTGGCCCACAATGCGGAAGGCCGCAACTTGCGATCGAGCGGGCCATGCTAGCACATCCGAGCAGTTTCCGCACCCGCCTGGAGGGACCGATGTTGGACGCCCGCGCTTTCTCGCTCGATCTGACGGGGCTGGAGCCCTTCCTCGACCCCGGCGAGATCGACGCCCGCGCCGACCTGGCGCGCGCGATCGGGGCCGAATTGGCCCGCCGCGAGGGTCCCGGCGCCGATTTCCTGGGCTGGCTCGACCTGCCGCGCACCGGGTTCGGGCCCGATCTGGTCCGCCTGCTGGACGCCGCCGAGACGGCCCGCAGCGACAGCGACGTCGTGGTGGTGATCGGGATCGGTGGCTCCTACCTGGGCGCCGAGGCCGTCCTGAGCGCCCTGGCCGACCGCGCGTCCGGTCCCGAGATCCTGTTCGCCGGCACGCACCTGTGCGCCACGGGGCTGCGCCGCCTGCTGCGGCGCATCGAGGGGCGCGACGTGCGGCTGTGCGTGATCTCCAAGTCCGGCACGACGTTGGAGCCCGCCGTCTCCTTCCGCCTGTTCCGCGCCGCCCTGCGGGAGCGCTACGGCCGCGACGGCGAGCGGCGCCGCATCACCGCGATCACCGACGCCTCGCGCGGCGCCCTGCGCGCGCTGGCCGACGCCGAGGGCTGGGACACCTACGTCATCCCCGACGACGTGGGCGGCCGCTTCTCGGTGCTGACGCCGGTGGGGCTGTGGCCGCTGGCCGTCGCCGGGCTGGACGTGCGCCGCCTGCTCGAGGGGGCGGCCGACATGGCGGCGACCTGCGAGAACCCCGTGCTCTCCGCCAACCCCGCG
This sequence is a window from bacterium. Protein-coding genes within it:
- a CDS encoding class I SAM-dependent RNA methyltransferase, whose protein sequence is MNDQTPPSPNVGDTFETPITKLVTGGAGLGRSPDGLTTFVPGTAAGDVVRVRVKRRRKGFLEAELVEVLTASPDRVEPPLGELGSLSGCDLQHLSVAAQLRAKTEIVRDCLTRIAGLDPGDLLEGPVPAGPPLGYRNKVRLWRTPAGPYGMLRHDSHEVLPIERHGLMSDAFNDDILPFVVTLPPADQVVVRLDHQDRFLVSLFGEPDRARMLKAVLKKLPEGAAPHPRCLGILYNNRPLWGRDHLVIQLAGHNYRVHATSFFQTNYRETEAAVALVRGWLDEAGVTAAAPGGALLDLYAGVGLFSLALDDRFARIVAVESDAGAVRDARNNVMRERAAATRTAVIDTPVERAVLSWKTGDPADQPGNPGDPAGALDWAATTVVVDPPRAGLGEQVAKDLAALGPARVIYMSCDPATFARDVKTLGEGGYRLKRARVIDMFPMTGHVEVLGELTKQE
- a CDS encoding C40 family peptidase, which encodes MPEGSPQDSVAGEVAAPADETASVTGQEVCRLAMEHLGTPYRFGGSTAKGFDCSGFARFIFKKVGIELPRSSVEQSRYGHHVPKGELRVGDLLCFNNGRGRFSHVGIYIGHGDFIHSTSTGGRVQIDSLGEPWWTKSLETIRRVLPE
- the thiI gene encoding tRNA uracil 4-sulfurtransferase ThiI, which gives rise to MHDHLPTDADRTVISAHYAEIALKGKNRHVFLLRLRNNMASQLRGEPVVALNHIESRLLLRLGDPAAALRAAAKLQRVPGIQNLSLAASVPRTGDDAADLARAGEIAAATTRRESGDARTFKVDTRRSDRTFPVPSPQISAQLGAAIVAATALPVDLHAPEFTVHVLVMKREILIFAQKLPGCGGLPVGSSGRVTVLLSGGIDSPVAAWMMMRRGCRPEFVHFYPGRGVAEADSAKIERLVAVLAGYAPQPLVLHLVPSYPYETRAVGTVEDAYDMVLFRRYMFKTAVRFARRENCQAVIAGDSVGQVASQTLPNLAAITPDIRLPILRPLIGMDKLEITALSRRIGAYNISIEPHRDCCSIRSPRPVLNARAVKLLELSEEIGMEDAVNEAVQTSTKLRIGPAGRVDPGPEA
- a CDS encoding M1 family aminopeptidase, which encodes MHTSPKTSAGLVAALLCVVLLAPVAILAAPTDGHAVPVAPSATDHVLDDLTPDSWAYEGKGRILAAAAALADDRMPAMTPEQAAIDVVHYALYLDVDIEQSAIKGACFVTFTPVQTGIRDLVLDFAAGMNVEDVGQVSAAFSPLRWTREGDLLRVRLATAVSPGDTLTVAVVYDGVPQFDGFMGFQFLRRPDGGPIAASLSEPWSARSWWPCKDYPADKATCDVVLAVPAGLTGVSNGAQLPSPPPHPYLPGAAALAPPGSPLAARNKALTDLFCWRESQPLSTYHLSIAVSEYAVLQETYHGLAGDLPLVHFVYPDLADEAAVDFDRLDDMMAFCEEKFGAYPFPGEKYGMALFEWDGAMEHPTATSYGSHFVRGDHFFDTIIMHELSHQWFGNKVTCADWTHIWLQEGFATYVEALWREHNSGPYALKWFMKARSYFSIWDTPLLRDPGVADPWYYFDNLVYHKGAWVLHMLRRVLGDATFFAAMHDYIADRDLATATVTTADFVTACENTSRLELDWFFDQWLLRTTHPELSISWRNETLDGQAVLRLDLRQVQLPDPLTGDDPFVFPLDLTLATAAGDTMVAVWVDQRVMDFHLPVPAAVTAVTVDPMGWLLHSADVVVAVGDGMDVFGLSPLPPQPNPFHGRGILRWRTTAPSSDRLEIHDVRGRLVHEHALPESPAGERVATWDGRDRDGRPCPSGIYVATYISRPRDGSAAIRRTAKITLAR
- a CDS encoding glucose-6-phosphate isomerase, with product MLDARAFSLDLTGLEPFLDPGEIDARADLARAIGAELARREGPGADFLGWLDLPRTGFGPDLVRLLDAAETARSDSDVVVVIGIGGSYLGAEAVLSALADRASGPEILFAGTHLCATGLRRLLRRIEGRDVRLCVISKSGTTLEPAVSFRLFRAALRERYGRDGERRRITAITDASRGALRALADAEGWDTYVIPDDVGGRFSVLTPVGLWPLAVAGLDVRRLLEGAADMAATCENPVLSANPAHLYAVARHQLYSAGYTTEVLSTFHSDLGPLQEWWKQLFGESEGKHGRGIFPASCRFTTDLHSLGQYLQDGRRELFETFLTVRETDPALVVPASADRGDGLGYLEGRSLDDINAQAYAGTRAAHREGGLPTLSLELARLDERSVGGLLFFFEKAVAVSGRLLGVNPFDQPGVEAYKREMFRLLGKPA